GGCACCGAGGCGTGGAAGCTGCCCGCGCTTGCGGAGCGACAGCAGGTGACGCCACGTCTCGCGACGGTCCGGCTGTGGCCCGGCAAACTCGGCGGCGTAGGCGGTGTGGATCGTCTCGAACTGAGGCGTGTACGGCAGGTCGTCTGCTGTCCGGCCAGCCTTTTTGTAGAGCTTGGCGAGTAACTCACGCCTGGGCGATAGCGACGCTGCCACGCCGGGAAAGAGTGCGTCCGGCGTCGCGGCGGTCTCGACCTGTCGGTCGTCGTCGGTCTCGAGGCTGCGGTCGATGAGCAGCAGCACCGTGCCGAACGGATCGCGGCAGGTCGCCTTGTAGCCGCGAGCCACTCGCGATGGCAGACTCATGAACGTCAGCCGAAGCTCGTTGCGTCTGTTGTGCAACGCCCGCACGTCGTCGACGAGCAGGAAGACGCCTTCGCCCGGAAGGTCGTCGTCATCGTGGAGCAGAATCTCCCGGCCGTCCGGCAGGCGAAACGTGGCGAAAGTGCCGCCTTCGCGTCGAAGCTCCAGACCCAGCGTGTCGCGGTAGTAGCGGACGGCCGCGGGGAAGTTGGCGACGCGGAGCACCAGCCGATCGATGCCGGCGAGCAGCGGAGTTGTCCCGTCGACCTCGGCCACGCCGAAGCGTAGAGCGTCACGTGGCCGGCAACGGTTGAGGCGTGTCGTCGACGTCGGGCTCCAACTCGTGCTCCTGCCGTTTTCCAAACCCGCCACGCAGAACGAAGATGCCGCCGGTGAGGTTCCAGAGGATCTGGACGACGCGAATGCAGAGCGCCAACGCGAACGCCTGGGCGACCGTCGCGCCCTGCGGCTTGGTCAAAATGACGGCGAAGAACTCCATCACGCCCGCGCCCTGCGGACTCACCGGCATGCTGGCTGACAGCACGATCACCGGAACGCAAACGAAGTAGTACGGCCAGGGAATCGGCAGCCCCAGCGCCACACCCGCAAGCATCGCGGAGATGATCACCGCACCGTGGACCGGCACCGTTAGCAGTGACGACTCGACCACGCGCATCGGCTGACTGCGATACGCCTCGGCCACGGTGTACAGCGCATCGAGGCCATCGCGGGCCTTGAGCTTGATCCGGTCGGACAGCCTGTCCGACACCTCATCCGGCAGGTCTTCGTACCGCGGGGCCGCCTTGTCCAGGACACGTCCCAGGCCTGTCCGCGTCCGGATCACTTGCCTGGTCGGAGCGCTGCTCAAAATGATGCCGACCACGACCGTTGCGATCATCATCACCACGGCAACGGTGGCGACACGCACACACGCGATCGCGACCGGAGACGACTTGTCGTCGGTCATCGCATACTGGATCGTGGCCGCCGTGCCGCCGATGGCGACGAGGACCAGAAGCCCGATCAGCCGATCGACGAACACACTCATCCACGCCGCCGCCTTGTAGCCGGGGCGGGCATATCGGCCTGCGTAGAAGGCTTTGACGAAGTCGCCGCCCGTGCTGCCGAGCATGAACGAGTTGTAGAACAACCCGACCATGTTGAGCACGAACGCCTTGCGCAGCGGCATCTCGATACCGAGCGGCGACATCAAGCGCCACCACCTCAAGCCCGTAAAAATCAGCGTCGCCGGGAAGACTGCGATTGCCGCGACGAGCAGCGACGGGTCGGCCCCGCGCACCATGTTTGCAAGCCCCGTCCGCACCAGCGGCTGAGGCGGTTGCGGTGTGTACCGAAAGCCCTGCGACGCGTCGTGTTCGACGACGCGGTAGCCGTCGCCCGATTCGGGCGTGAAGTAATAGATGGTTGTCGCGTACTCGTCGCCGCTGGCGTCTTTTGTCAGCCGCATCGCGGCGAGTTCGAAGCTGCCGCT
Above is a window of Planctomycetota bacterium DNA encoding:
- a CDS encoding VOC family protein, which translates into the protein MAEVDGTTPLLAGIDRLVLRVANFPAAVRYYRDTLGLELRREGGTFATFRLPDGREILLHDDDDLPGEGVFLLVDDVRALHNRRNELRLTFMSLPSRVARGYKATCRDPFGTVLLLIDRSLETDDDRQVETAATPDALFPGVAASLSPRRELLAKLYKKAGRTADDLPYTPQFETIHTAYAAEFAGPQPDRRETWRHLLSLRKRGQLPRLGAARDASPVDDRASELIRSLIDKLFDGKIGRRDRLPYSEDFETLRDAFNAERVQRREPSMSPHALWRLVAKAAK
- a CDS encoding lysylphosphatidylglycerol synthase transmembrane domain-containing protein, which codes for MGDLPPKPPTPDTLDVPPVDSGGKRSWLAFIARWTIAIVGIAWVLSQLTIRDRVYVLQGEGDEIAVYDLAVEEPFDPAVDDEVVVASYETGEPERVSVDRLLNGPDAKGVDLVSGSFELAAMRLTKDASGDEYATTIYYFTPESGDGYRVVEHDASQGFRYTPQPPQPLVRTGLANMVRGADPSLLVAAIAVFPATLIFTGLRWWRLMSPLGIEMPLRKAFVLNMVGLFYNSFMLGSTGGDFVKAFYAGRYARPGYKAAAWMSVFVDRLIGLLVLVAIGGTAATIQYAMTDDKSSPVAIACVRVATVAVVMMIATVVVGIILSSAPTRQVIRTRTGLGRVLDKAAPRYEDLPDEVSDRLSDRIKLKARDGLDALYTVAEAYRSQPMRVVESSLLTVPVHGAVIISAMLAGVALGLPIPWPYYFVCVPVIVLSASMPVSPQGAGVMEFFAVILTKPQGATVAQAFALALCIRVVQILWNLTGGIFVLRGGFGKRQEHELEPDVDDTPQPLPAT